One genomic window of Chloroflexota bacterium includes the following:
- a CDS encoding FAD-dependent oxidoreductase, with the protein MAERVYDVLVIGAGIGGLTAAALCADTGLDVAVLEGHTRPGGCAGDFLRRGILFPAGATVVLGFEPGGLHRWVYERLDIPISALPLDTAMTVHLPDRQVTISTDRRHWEHERQRAFPSIGPGGDRFWADVRRLADTAHDLAAARPSLPLQSVRDLWNAARLARPSLLAAAPTLWQSVADLLASAGIAGDVPHRRFVDNQLLISMQCLADEAVAMNGALALDVYRRGVFHLPHGTATIAQDLVRALEARGAACHFRTWVRRVQRTLGLWAVTTADDDRLLARTVIANIPTPDLALMVDEPPPQLVRAPHERVQPWGAVVCYAALDATDLPGPFPQYHQIVETYSDELEDGASSFLSIFGPQPPRHPSIATLSISTHTRVDPWWRLASRPAYLERKARIGERLLAAAERVVPGLRGKIIFSEVATPRGYWRWTGRHEGRVGGVPQSLRHANLRAQSHRTGLPGLFQCGDSVFPGQGTIGVTLSGLNASRDALRHLDEHRRRTRAGRGRPGGRAATAVEVRP; encoded by the coding sequence GTGGCCGAGCGCGTCTACGACGTCCTGGTCATTGGCGCGGGCATCGGCGGGCTCACCGCCGCCGCCCTCTGCGCTGATACCGGCCTGGATGTCGCCGTCCTCGAAGGTCACACCCGGCCGGGCGGCTGCGCTGGCGACTTTCTCCGGCGGGGCATCCTCTTCCCGGCCGGCGCGACGGTCGTGTTGGGCTTCGAGCCGGGCGGCCTGCACCGCTGGGTCTACGAGCGGCTGGACATCCCGATCTCGGCGCTGCCCCTCGACACCGCGATGACCGTCCACCTCCCGGACCGGCAGGTCACCATCTCCACGGATCGACGCCACTGGGAACACGAGCGGCAGCGGGCCTTCCCGAGCATCGGGCCGGGCGGCGACCGCTTCTGGGCCGATGTCAGGCGGCTTGCGGACACGGCGCACGATCTGGCGGCGGCACGCCCGAGCCTGCCGCTCCAGAGCGTCCGCGACCTCTGGAACGCCGCCCGCCTCGCCCGCCCGAGCCTGCTGGCCGCCGCGCCGACACTCTGGCAGAGCGTGGCGGACCTGCTCGCCTCGGCCGGCATCGCCGGGGACGTGCCGCACCGACGTTTTGTCGACAACCAGTTGCTGATCTCGATGCAGTGCCTGGCCGACGAGGCCGTCGCCATGAACGGCGCGCTGGCACTCGACGTGTACCGGCGGGGCGTCTTCCACCTGCCGCACGGCACGGCGACCATCGCGCAGGATCTGGTGCGAGCGCTCGAAGCGCGGGGCGCCGCTTGCCACTTCCGCACCTGGGTGCGCCGCGTGCAACGGACCCTCGGCCTGTGGGCCGTGACGACGGCCGACGACGATCGCCTGCTGGCCAGAACGGTGATCGCCAACATTCCGACGCCCGATCTTGCGCTGATGGTCGACGAGCCGCCGCCTCAGCTTGTCCGTGCTCCCCACGAGCGCGTGCAGCCGTGGGGGGCCGTGGTTTGCTACGCCGCGCTCGACGCGACGGACCTCCCGGGACCGTTTCCCCAGTACCACCAGATCGTCGAGACGTACTCGGACGAGCTTGAGGACGGCGCAAGCAGCTTCCTGTCCATCTTCGGGCCGCAGCCGCCGCGTCACCCGTCCATCGCCACGCTGTCCATCTCGACCCATACCCGGGTCGATCCGTGGTGGCGGCTGGCCAGCCGGCCGGCCTACCTGGAGCGGAAAGCCAGGATCGGGGAACGCCTGCTGGCTGCCGCCGAGCGGGTCGTGCCCGGTCTCCGCGGCAAGATCATCTTCTCGGAGGTGGCGACACCCCGCGGCTACTGGCGCTGGACCGGCCGCCACGAGGGACGAGTCGGCGGCGTGCCACAGTCGCTGCGCCACGCCAACCTGCGGGCCCAGTCCCACCGGACCGGACTGCCGGGCCTGTTCCAGTGCGGCGACTCCGTCTTCCCCGGACAGGGCACCATCGGCGTCACGCTCAGCGGGTTGAACGCATCCCGCGACGCACTGCGGCATCTCGACGAGCACCGACGTCGCACGCGCGCCGGGCGGGGCCGTCCCGGTGGGAGAGCGGCCACAGCCGTCGAGGTCCGCCCGTGA
- a CDS encoding phytoene/squalene synthase family protein, whose protein sequence is MSVRAWRRSARYGAPFGQIMRQHARTFSLAARFLDPNRRAATEVLYAFFRTVDDLVDERPADADLREIHVELERWHRLVSDPEAAQVSCSPLARALGRVMTEHAIPPAYLHALLDGLTDDLDNRPILTFPDLERYAFRVAGTVGLAMCHVLGATTPSALTAASAVGIGMQLTNIVRDVDADLRQGRIYLPAEEIARFGGAEEALQRRRMSPALGDLLQLHVERADRYYLAGSAGVPELPARVRYPILVAIDLYREILRAVERRALNVFDGRVVVGRPRKALLAGRVALRQLTGYAQPTRTPLDVLGPAALSELQRVGVQPGARRATPDNQPALASA, encoded by the coding sequence GTGAGCGTGCGGGCGTGGCGACGTTCCGCCCGCTACGGCGCGCCGTTCGGTCAGATCATGCGGCAGCATGCGCGAACCTTCTCGCTGGCAGCCCGCTTTCTGGACCCGAACCGACGCGCGGCCACCGAGGTGCTCTACGCCTTCTTTCGGACGGTCGACGACCTGGTGGACGAGCGCCCGGCAGACGCCGACCTCCGCGAGATCCACGTTGAGCTGGAACGCTGGCACAGGCTCGTATCCGATCCGGAGGCGGCCCAGGTATCATGCTCACCACTGGCGCGCGCACTCGGGCGGGTGATGACCGAGCACGCCATCCCGCCCGCCTACCTGCATGCTCTGCTGGATGGGCTGACCGACGACCTGGACAACCGCCCGATCCTGACGTTCCCCGATCTCGAACGGTACGCCTTTCGCGTGGCCGGGACGGTCGGGCTGGCCATGTGCCACGTCCTCGGCGCGACGACCCCGAGCGCGCTGACCGCCGCCTCCGCTGTCGGCATCGGCATGCAGCTCACCAACATCGTTCGCGACGTGGACGCCGACCTGCGCCAGGGCCGAATCTACCTGCCGGCCGAGGAGATCGCGCGGTTCGGCGGGGCCGAGGAGGCGTTGCAGCGTCGGCGGATGTCGCCGGCCCTGGGCGACCTGCTTCAGCTGCACGTCGAGCGCGCCGACCGCTACTACCTGGCAGGCTCGGCTGGTGTGCCGGAGCTGCCCGCGCGCGTCCGCTACCCGATCCTGGTCGCCATCGATCTCTACCGCGAGATCCTGCGGGCGGTCGAGCGCCGGGCGCTGAACGTCTTTGACGGCCGGGTCGTCGTGGGCCGGCCGCGAAAGGCGCTGCTGGCCGGGCGGGTGGCGCTGCGACAGTTGACCGGCTACGCGCAGCCGACCCGTACGCCCCTGGACGTGCTGGGGCCGGCCGCGCTCTCCGAGCTTCAGCGGGTGGGGGTCCAGCCCGGCGCACGCCGCGCCACCCCTGACAATCAGCCAGCGCTGGCCAGCGCATGA